One Salvia splendens isolate huo1 chromosome 1, SspV2, whole genome shotgun sequence genomic window, CGACACACCTGAAAATAATTGTTATGTTCTTGAAGCTTCTTCACTTAGTGCTACAAATGGAGATATGGAATCCTCAATCCTTAACGAGAGGGACGGATGTCATGGGGAGGCCCTTTGCATCAAGAGAAGTTTTGAAGTCGCTGCAAAGGATGTTACTGCGAAAGTGCACTTAAATCACAATCCCACCCCTATATCAAGTTTGCTCGATTCTGGAAGAAATGTGTGCAAGGCCAACATCCAGATGCAAAACGATCTTGAGGTGTCTTGTGCTGCTCCAGAGGAAGCTGAAACGGACCTTGAGGTTGATGGAGAAGCTGCATCTCTGACCTCTTCCGAATCTTTGGTTCAGACCGCAGCACCCGCACCCACTGAGAGTGCTGCAGATGGTGAAAACAACAGGTAATTGTTCCCTTGAAATGTGAGGGTACTCAGGGTTTTGTAGCTTTATGTGCTGTGGATGAGAGAATAGAAGAAACAGTATTAGGTGTACAGTTCTTTGAGGGTATTAGTATTACTGCAGGATGCTTCGTCGTATTTGAATTTCAAATCCTAACAGCTCCTTATGGTTTCCAAACCCTCATTGTTCTGACAGATTGTCTGCTGTGAATATCATCAGATTCGAGTAGCAAGCCTTGCAGCTCATTTTTTAGCAGAGGCagcatttttttaagttttgaatGTAGCTATCAATCTGgtaatttgtatatatatacttatatgtTAGCAGAGGtctcatattttcatttattggAATGAGAATCTGATTCCAAATTATTGCTGAGGAAAGCATGAACTTGGATGGTATATGTCACACTCAATCTTATCTTATGTTTAGTTATTACTATTATCTTGTTGCCTGCAAATGCTATTACCTTTTCACAGCTTAACATCCTGCTTGTTTTGAGGATATCATTGGAAGCAAATGAAGTCAACTAAACTGTCAGCTAGAAGAAAATCAAACACATAATAAATCACCGAATATGGTGTCATTGTTCCAATTGAGGACTACAAGCAACACAAAAAATCTCTAATCTTGGAAAAGTATTATAGGCTGTCAATATACATGAAGTTATCAAAATGGAGCCTATGAACTCAGACATATTCCAAACTGTGATCCCATGTCAAAGTGAATCTTCTGCAGTGGTGAGATTGCTTAATATTTCTGTCTTAACCTCCTCTGGAAGGGGAGCGGATGGTCCAGCTTTCGAGTAAAAACTGGCGAGCGATCTTATGGCTTTTTCGAGCATTGCATACGATTCCTGCAGCAGGATGTTCCAACATCATACGCAAAAAGTAAATAACTCGGTTCAATTCTTGATTCTACGTAAATCCATGCCTATTTTCATCAGACTCAAGTGGGATGCTAAATGCATTTCACTGAAGAGCTAACCACAGAATGAATTGCGTGACCGAGACCATAACCGAAGATATAACAAGATCGTCCATAAGACCAGTGTGACAGTTGGTTTTAGCTAATATTATTCACTATAGGTAAACAAACACATGTGAAGAAGAGAAGCACCAAAACTCCCACTCTTTGACAATATGATGAAATTGTTCAACCATCACACAATTTTCTAATGAGTAAATGTAAAGCCCTCAACTTGTGAAATATCAGATGTTAAAAAGAAAACTTGCCTCGTTGACAACTTCCTTCTGCCCCCTCCAACTGCTCAAGTATTCCCTGATTGATTCCTTTGCTGCATCAGCTGTTCGTCTGAACTTCGCCATATCCTTGGTATCTTCCTCCAATGATTCGCGAAGTGTTTTCACAACTTCTCTAACTGATTTCAAGTAAGCCTTTGGCAAAACCTTTCCTGATTTGGTTTTCTCATTAGGATCAAACAACGACTGCAACGCCCCAACTAGACCCTCATCATCCTTCGCCTTTTCCTCTGCCCGTGCAGGCAATAACATCAATCCACAGTTCGGATTCAACAATGCAAGTGCAGAAACAGCAGCATTTTGCATAAGAAAACGGCGACTTGTTGATGTTTCATCGAAGGAAACCATAGCATTACACCTCGATTGTAATCTCTCTGAgaatacacaaaaaaaatacagaaaaacaaAGGGTAATTAGCTGGTGCATTCGGATATAGAATAACTCATCAAATGTATGATTTCTTCAAGAATCAGCTGCCCTAAAAAGCTATTTTTTGCTTGTATATGTACGgattaaaatttacaaattaggAGACGGTGTAAAAATCATCCAAATTCATAATCAATCAGGGAAACTCACTATTACTTCTTTCGGCCGAACTCGAAATGGCAAGGGGGCAAATCCTTGCTGCGGGAAAAGCTGCCATTTTTTAGGGTTTAGAACTCTAAAAATTGGTTGGAAACTGATTCTTCTTGGCTCATCCTAACAATCCAGCATAAAACAATTAACACCACAAATATTTGTGTTGCAGAAACAATGGCAAATTATCAAGGACCGAACATCCTAATTTCGGCAGGACACCTATATCCTCCCAAACTTGAGTGATTtgaaaacatgaaaaaaaaaagtcgaGCTACAATCTTCAAAGAGAGCTCTGCAAAATTTTGTGTTGCGAAATCATCAATCTGATGGTCGTTTTATCCGTTGAGGGGCAAAATAGtcagtataatttttttaacatttgTGTTTACTGATTAACAAAATTTATTTAGTATtctgataaataaaaataggatGAGGATTATAATTTTTTGTGATACAATTTCAAGTCCAACAGTAAAATACAACCCAAACTCTTATAGAATTAAAAATGCTAATTTCTACTATTAAAATTGTCgattaattcataattaaggAAATCATTAACATTTAAAGATAATTCCAGTGTTATATTCTACCAGACAGAAATTAAATCAAGACTATTCGTGATAAAGTTACTCATTTTCTTGGAATTAATCA contains:
- the LOC121808666 gene encoding photosystem II D1 precursor processing protein PSB27-H2, chloroplastic-like isoform X1, with amino-acid sequence MAAFPAARICPLAISSSAERSNKRLQSRCNAMVSFDETSTSRRFLMQNAAVSALALLNPNCGLMLLPARAEEKAKDDEGLVGALQSLFDPNEKTKSGKVLPKAYLKSVREVVKTLRESLEEDTKDMAKFRRTADAAKESIREYLSSWRGQKEVVNEESYAMLEKAIRSLASFYSKAGPSAPLPEEVKTEILSNLTTAEDSL
- the LOC121808666 gene encoding photosystem II D1 precursor processing protein PSB27-H2, chloroplastic-like isoform X2 — translated: MAAFPAARICPLAISSSAERKRLQSRCNAMVSFDETSTSRRFLMQNAAVSALALLNPNCGLMLLPARAEEKAKDDEGLVGALQSLFDPNEKTKSGKVLPKAYLKSVREVVKTLRESLEEDTKDMAKFRRTADAAKESIREYLSSWRGQKEVVNEESYAMLEKAIRSLASFYSKAGPSAPLPEEVKTEILSNLTTAEDSL